One window from the genome of Streptococcus halotolerans encodes:
- the pepA gene encoding glutamyl aminopeptidase, translating into MTDLFNKIKEVTELKGTSGFEQPVRDYLREKITPLVDEVQTDGLGGIFGIRHHEDANAPRIMVAGHMDEVGFMIKEIKEDGTFRVVELGGWNPLVVSSQRFTLHTPDGRIYPVISGSVPPHFLRGTNGASLPKTADIIFDAGFSSKDEAENFGVFPGSLIIPESETILTANQKHVISKAWDNRYSILMIPEMLEAVKKENLGHTLIAGANVQEEVGLRGAHVSTTKFNPELFFAVDCSPAGDIYGNPGKLGDGTLIRFYDPGHIMLPNMRDFLLTTAEEAGIKYQYYPAAGGTDAGTAHLKNEGIPSTTIGVCARYIHSHQTLYAMDDFIEAQNFLQAIVKRLDRSTVDLIKKY; encoded by the coding sequence ATGACTGATTTATTTAATAAAATCAAAGAAGTAACCGAACTCAAAGGCACCTCAGGTTTTGAACAACCTGTCCGCGATTATCTTCGTGAGAAAATCACACCCTTGGTGGATGAGGTTCAAACGGATGGACTTGGGGGGATTTTTGGCATTCGACATCATGAAGATGCCAACGCTCCGCGCATCATGGTAGCTGGTCACATGGATGAAGTTGGCTTCATGATTAAAGAAATCAAAGAAGACGGCACTTTCCGCGTGGTTGAATTGGGTGGCTGGAACCCGCTCGTTGTCAGTTCGCAACGATTCACCCTACACACACCTGATGGTCGGATTTATCCTGTCATTTCAGGGTCTGTTCCACCACATTTTTTACGTGGGACAAACGGCGCTTCACTGCCTAAAACAGCTGACATCATCTTCGATGCAGGCTTTAGTAGTAAAGATGAAGCCGAAAACTTTGGTGTTTTCCCTGGCTCTCTTATCATTCCCGAATCTGAAACTATCCTAACTGCCAATCAAAAACACGTTATCAGCAAAGCCTGGGACAACCGCTATAGCATTCTTATGATACCTGAAATGTTAGAAGCCGTGAAAAAGGAAAACCTAGGCCACACCCTAATCGCTGGAGCTAACGTTCAGGAAGAGGTTGGTCTTCGCGGCGCTCACGTCTCCACAACCAAGTTTAATCCAGAACTCTTCTTCGCTGTTGACTGTTCTCCTGCTGGTGATATTTATGGCAATCCTGGAAAACTTGGGGACGGTACCTTAATTCGTTTTTACGATCCAGGTCATATCATGCTCCCAAACATGAGAGATTTTCTTTTGACAACCGCTGAAGAAGCTGGCATCAAGTATCAATATTACCCAGCCGCAGGAGGTACCGATGCTGGCACTGCGCATCTCAAAAATGAAGGAATTCCTTCAACAACCATCGGTGTCTGTGCTCGTTACATCCACTCACATCAAACGCTTTATGCTATGGATGACTTTATCGAAGCACAAAACTTCCTACAAGCCATTGTGAAGCGACTTGATCGTTCCACTGTTGATTTAATCAAAAAATACTAG
- a CDS encoding Cof-type HAD-IIB family hydrolase yields the protein MVKIIFSDIDGSLITDELVVTKRTQEALVKAVEKGIYFVPVSARMPEAIKPIIKDFLPKTPIISYNGAFIQDENGEEIDSSPMPIEDGVKICRYLEEAHPTIAWNVYSGEKWLSQDRSNQWIAREEDVVGISSQESNLEDVGHLSDIHKLLLMGNPDEILVVEDVLKERYPDLSIAKSYPYYLEIMASGIQKGRAVEQLSEHYGIAMSETIAFGDNFNDLDMLEAVGQGYVMANGPEAVKQAIGNVVADNNSDGIAEVLENIL from the coding sequence ATGGTCAAGATTATTTTTAGCGATATTGATGGAAGCTTGATTACTGATGAATTGGTGGTCACTAAGAGAACGCAAGAAGCTTTGGTTAAAGCTGTTGAAAAAGGAATTTATTTTGTACCGGTATCTGCTCGTATGCCAGAGGCTATTAAACCTATTATTAAGGACTTTTTACCAAAAACACCTATTATTTCTTATAATGGTGCCTTTATTCAGGATGAAAATGGAGAGGAAATTGATTCTTCACCCATGCCTATCGAAGATGGTGTGAAGATTTGTCGTTATTTGGAAGAAGCACATCCTACCATTGCTTGGAATGTTTATAGTGGTGAAAAATGGTTGTCACAAGATCGTTCCAATCAATGGATTGCCAGAGAAGAGGATGTCGTAGGAATATCATCCCAGGAATCTAATTTAGAAGATGTAGGGCATTTGTCTGATATTCATAAATTACTATTAATGGGTAATCCAGATGAGATTTTAGTGGTTGAAGACGTTCTGAAAGAGCGGTATCCTGACTTGTCTATTGCTAAGTCTTATCCTTATTATTTAGAAATCATGGCGTCAGGTATTCAAAAAGGAAGGGCTGTTGAGCAGTTATCAGAGCATTATGGTATCGCTATGAGCGAGACGATTGCTTTTGGCGACAATTTCAATGATTTAGACATGCTTGAAGCTGTTGGTCAAGGCTATGTCATGGCAAATGGACCAGAGGCGGTTAAGCAGGCTATTGGGAATGTTGTAGCAGATAATAATAGCGATGGGATAGCTGAGGTTTTGGAAAATATTTTATAG
- a CDS encoding cold-shock protein, whose protein sequence is MAQGTVKWFNAEKGFGFISTEEGQDVFAHFSQIQADGFKSLEDGQKVSFDVQDGQRGPQAANIVKL, encoded by the coding sequence ATGGCACAAGGTACTGTAAAATGGTTTAATGCTGAAAAAGGTTTTGGTTTTATCTCAACTGAAGAAGGTCAAGACGTTTTCGCACACTTTTCACAAATTCAAGCTGATGGTTTCAAATCACTTGAAGACGGTCAAAAAGTTTCATTTGATGTTCAAGATGGTCAACGCGGCCCTCAAGCAGCAAATATCGTTAAACTGTAA
- the proC gene encoding pyrroline-5-carboxylate reductase has translation MKIGFIGVGQMASAIITGIKQMNHEIIISGSSPQRSKAIAKELNVQAASSHQSLVEQVDLVVLGIKPQLFEPVLNELDIKKPILSMAAGITLNRLAELTDSSLPLIRIMPNMNARILQSTTGISYNQLVNEDLKASIREIVDSFGTSYELAEKDFDTFTALAGSSPAYIYLFIEAMAKAGVKNGLSKAQSLEITTQTVIASAKNLVESEDSPHALIDKICSPGGTTIAGLMDLEKNGLTHTVVSAIDTTIGKAKNM, from the coding sequence ATGAAAATTGGATTTATTGGTGTCGGTCAAATGGCTTCTGCTATCATCACTGGTATCAAACAAATGAATCATGAGATCATCATCTCTGGTTCTTCACCTCAGCGCTCTAAAGCTATTGCCAAGGAGCTAAATGTTCAGGCGGCTAGCTCCCACCAAAGTTTAGTTGAACAAGTTGATCTTGTCGTTTTAGGCATTAAACCGCAGCTGTTTGAGCCTGTCTTGAACGAACTCGACATTAAAAAACCTATCCTGTCGATGGCTGCTGGAATCACTTTAAATCGCTTAGCTGAATTGACTGATTCTAGCCTACCTCTTATCCGTATCATGCCCAATATGAATGCCAGGATTCTCCAAAGTACAACTGGTATCAGCTATAATCAGCTCGTTAATGAAGATCTAAAAGCGTCGATTAGAGAGATCGTCGATAGTTTTGGAACAAGCTACGAACTAGCTGAGAAAGATTTTGATACCTTTACAGCTCTGGCTGGCTCAAGCCCCGCCTATATCTATCTCTTCATCGAAGCGATGGCCAAGGCTGGCGTAAAAAATGGCCTAAGTAAAGCGCAGTCTCTCGAAATCACCACACAAACGGTTATAGCTAGCGCTAAAAATCTCGTCGAATCTGAAGATAGCCCTCACGCTTTGATCGACAAAATTTGTAGCCCTGGCGGAACTACTATCGCAGGGCTCATGGATCTAGAAAAAAACGGCCTAACCCATACTGTTGTATCAGCTATTGATACTACTATTGGTAAAGCCAAAAATATGTAA
- a CDS encoding DUF4651 domain-containing protein, whose product MKNKKISILGGALLGLGLTALAAQLAYKIGEAQKARRMADIRAYFSQFGDIQVVYINEFEGGNETTGGVVLADGRQFDFVYEQGEIIAQEVVA is encoded by the coding sequence ATGAAGAATAAAAAAATAAGCATTTTGGGTGGGGCCCTACTTGGTTTGGGTCTCACAGCCCTTGCTGCTCAGCTGGCTTATAAGATTGGTGAGGCACAGAAAGCTCGTCGTATGGCAGATATTCGTGCTTATTTTAGCCAATTTGGAGATATCCAAGTTGTTTACATCAATGAATTCGAAGGCGGCAATGAAACAACTGGGGGTGTCGTTTTAGCAGATGGTCGCCAGTTTGATTTCGTTTATGAGCAAGGTGAGATTATTGCACAGGAGGTTGTGGCATGA
- a CDS encoding ThiF family adenylyltransferase: protein MSYFRLKKELNWSFKGGAIVVYEGNRELQLAISTDNNTKVFQFLDFLSEFRNRQDIENYSDLSSIEKQDILNYLLDRHFLQRFDSPIHLNRADLFLNSFPDTDFREFNCYRESVKIVILGLGTVGSHTLDVLIRMGFQQFILIDGDKVEEKNLGAQAYFTNDIGMYKVDALKERYTNLAQIVTFSTYVSTLSQLSALTGELGPQDLIINAADDYTLMYNLAQSIMQKQLPCPVIESGYGPLLQTAYVINSYGSAKLMCDYIQKSLDDTSKPINENSGSVLNGYMSAFMVGQLIIAPFVSQNMTVAEYNFYNNHLLWKESLRGK, encoded by the coding sequence ATGAGTTATTTTAGGTTGAAAAAAGAATTGAACTGGTCATTTAAGGGTGGGGCTATTGTTGTTTATGAAGGGAATCGAGAACTTCAATTGGCGATTAGTACAGATAACAATACAAAAGTATTTCAATTTTTAGACTTTCTGTCAGAGTTTAGAAATCGCCAAGACATAGAAAACTATTCTGATTTATCTAGTATTGAGAAACAAGATATTCTCAATTATTTACTAGATAGACATTTTCTACAACGATTTGACAGTCCAATCCATTTGAATCGAGCTGATTTATTTTTAAATAGTTTTCCCGATACTGACTTTCGAGAGTTTAACTGTTATAGAGAATCTGTCAAAATAGTGATATTGGGCTTGGGGACAGTAGGAAGTCATACGCTAGATGTCTTAATTAGAATGGGATTCCAGCAATTTATTCTAATTGATGGTGATAAAGTAGAGGAGAAAAACCTAGGGGCTCAAGCTTACTTTACAAATGACATTGGAATGTATAAAGTAGACGCTTTAAAGGAGCGTTATACAAATCTTGCTCAGATAGTAACCTTCTCTACCTACGTTAGCACTTTATCACAGCTATCTGCTCTAACTGGGGAATTAGGACCGCAAGATCTCATTATTAATGCTGCGGATGATTATACCTTAATGTATAACCTTGCTCAATCAATTATGCAGAAACAGCTTCCTTGCCCGGTTATTGAATCAGGATATGGACCTCTACTCCAAACAGCATATGTCATCAATTCTTATGGTTCAGCTAAATTAATGTGCGATTATATCCAAAAGAGCTTAGACGACACTAGTAAACCTATTAATGAAAATAGCGGTAGTGTTTTAAATGGTTATATGTCAGCTTTTATGGTAGGACAACTAATTATTGCCCCTTTTGTTAGTCAAAACATGACAGTCGCCGAATACAACTTTTATAATAATCACTTACTTTGGAAAGAAAGTCTAAGAGGGAAATAG
- a CDS encoding thioredoxin family protein, with protein sequence MIKALSYEQITEQIESGQKTVFLFTADWCGDCQYLYPLLEDIETEHSDFTFMQIDRDNFMDLAQKWDIFGIPSLVVFEKGQEIGRFVDKNRKTKEEISAFLKGL encoded by the coding sequence ATGATTAAGGCATTGTCTTACGAGCAAATAACCGAACAGATAGAGTCAGGTCAAAAAACGGTTTTTCTGTTTACCGCTGATTGGTGTGGGGATTGTCAGTACCTATACCCCTTGTTAGAGGATATTGAGACTGAACATAGTGACTTCACTTTTATGCAGATAGACCGTGATAACTTTATGGATTTGGCACAAAAATGGGATATTTTTGGGATTCCAAGTTTGGTTGTCTTTGAAAAGGGTCAAGAAATTGGTCGTTTCGTGGATAAGAATCGTAAAACTAAAGAAGAGATTAGTGCATTTTTGAAAGGACTGTAA
- the groL gene encoding chaperonin GroEL (60 kDa chaperone family; promotes refolding of misfolded polypeptides especially under stressful conditions; forms two stacked rings of heptamers to form a barrel-shaped 14mer; ends can be capped by GroES; misfolded proteins enter the barrel where they are refolded when GroES binds), whose amino-acid sequence MAKDIKFSADARESMVRGVDILADTVKVTLGPKGRNVVLEKAFGSPLITNDGVTIAKEIELEDHFENMGAKLVSEVASKTNDIAGDGTTTATVLTQAIVREGLKNVTAGANPIGIRRGIEAAVAAAVADLKEIAQPVSGKEAIAQVAAVSSRSEKVGEYISEAMERVGNDGVITIEESRGMETELEVVEGMQFDRGYLSQYMVTDNEKMVADLENPFILITDKKISNIQDILPLLEEVLKTNRPLLIIADDVDGEALPTLVLNKIRGTFNVVAVKAPGFGDRRKAMLEDIAILTGGTVITEDLGLDLKDATMQALGQAAKITVDKDNTVIVEGAGEASAIANRVNLIKSQLETTTSDFDREKLQERLAKLAGGVAVIKVGAATETELKEMKLRIEDALNATRAAVEEGIVAGGGTALVNVIDKVAALELEDDAATGRNIVLRALEEPVRQIAYNAGYEGSVVIDKLKNSKVGTGFNAANGEWVDMIETGIIDPVKVTRSALQNAASVASLILTTEAVVANQPEPESPAMPAGMDPMGGMM is encoded by the coding sequence ATGGCAAAAGATATTAAATTTTCAGCAGATGCACGAGAAAGTATGGTGCGTGGTGTTGATATTTTAGCAGATACAGTGAAGGTAACACTTGGTCCTAAAGGACGCAATGTTGTTCTTGAGAAAGCTTTTGGTTCACCACTTATCACAAATGATGGTGTAACCATTGCTAAAGAAATTGAACTAGAGGACCATTTTGAAAATATGGGGGCTAAATTAGTCTCTGAAGTGGCTTCAAAAACGAACGATATTGCTGGAGATGGTACCACAACAGCCACTGTCTTGACACAAGCAATTGTGCGTGAAGGACTTAAAAATGTGACAGCAGGTGCAAACCCAATTGGTATCCGTCGTGGTATTGAAGCTGCGGTAGCTGCAGCAGTTGCTGATCTTAAAGAAATTGCTCAACCTGTCTCTGGGAAAGAGGCGATTGCCCAAGTTGCAGCGGTATCATCACGTTCTGAAAAAGTTGGGGAATACATTTCTGAAGCTATGGAGCGCGTGGGTAATGATGGTGTTATTACTATCGAAGAATCTCGTGGTATGGAAACAGAACTTGAAGTGGTTGAAGGAATGCAGTTTGACCGTGGTTACTTGTCACAATACATGGTAACTGATAACGAGAAGATGGTTGCTGATCTTGAAAATCCATTTATCTTGATTACGGATAAGAAAATTTCAAACATCCAGGACATCTTACCACTTCTTGAAGAAGTTCTCAAAACCAATCGTCCACTGCTTATCATCGCTGATGACGTTGATGGCGAAGCTCTACCAACTCTAGTTCTTAACAAAATTCGTGGAACATTCAATGTTGTAGCTGTCAAAGCACCAGGTTTTGGTGATCGTCGTAAAGCTATGCTCGAAGATATCGCTATCCTGACTGGCGGAACGGTTATCACAGAAGACCTTGGACTTGACCTTAAAGACGCAACAATGCAAGCTCTTGGACAAGCAGCGAAAATTACTGTTGACAAAGATAACACGGTCATTGTTGAGGGAGCAGGTGAAGCTTCGGCTATCGCTAATCGTGTTAACTTGATTAAGTCTCAATTGGAGACAACAACATCAGACTTTGATCGTGAGAAGTTACAAGAACGCCTTGCTAAGTTAGCCGGCGGTGTAGCTGTGATCAAGGTTGGTGCAGCAACCGAAACAGAATTGAAAGAAATGAAGTTGCGAATTGAAGATGCCTTAAACGCGACACGTGCCGCAGTGGAAGAAGGTATCGTTGCTGGTGGTGGAACAGCACTTGTTAATGTGATTGACAAAGTAGCCGCTCTTGAACTTGAAGATGATGCAGCAACAGGACGCAACATCGTTCTTCGTGCACTTGAAGAACCAGTTCGTCAGATTGCTTACAATGCGGGCTATGAAGGCTCTGTTGTTATTGACAAACTTAAAAATAGCAAAGTTGGAACAGGGTTCAATGCTGCAAATGGTGAATGGGTAGACATGATTGAAACAGGAATCATTGACCCTGTTAAAGTAACCCGTTCAGCCCTTCAAAATGCAGCCTCAGTTGCTAGCCTTATCTTAACAACAGAAGCTGTTGTCGCAAACCAACCAGAACCAGAAAGCCCAGCAATGCCAGCAGGCATGGATCCAATGGGTGGAATGATGTAA
- a CDS encoding ABC transporter ATP-binding protein: MFFYLKRRYKENLLLLAVIIVSIILKLRSAFLTAEAFNSLLAGETDSFLSKVILCASLYFGYVVLFAFQTWYDVFVRQKMIGDIRSDISSSYAMHRPNQSSEYTSGKMVSWLTTDSNRISNEGFKRLYTIVEAIIEVLLSVFALAFLNWKLMLVIVALAIINLILPKLADKKLASVFGKLTLSQENFTASIANLYNGFTCLFSLNKQDFLVSKSDKEIQSIQKAEIDSYKIVGVATFLAAFGNVLGQIGSLMISGIFVAQKMLTFGDILSVSNISVNIFNGVSNLSSNIIEIKAAFPIFEKHKKFLNASKEEQLNDNMKLKNVSLNTKIELNKVNLTLGNNEILSNASYTFKKGKKYCIVGPSGTGKSTLLKLLTGSLNYDSGTIELDDQALKAINGSSLRSQITYVEQTPYIFNGTIRENITLTNDFSDEEIESVIQKVCLTNDISQLSKGLDTLIGEGALDLSGGQKQRISLARAILNGSQFLLLDESTSNLNKALAQSIEKELLSDDAYSLIVITHHLSEEMKPYFDDIISLENGKLVSQATT; encoded by the coding sequence ATGTTTTTTTATTTAAAGAGAAGATATAAAGAAAACTTGCTTTTATTAGCCGTTATTATAGTCTCAATTATTTTAAAATTAAGGTCAGCATTTTTGACAGCTGAGGCTTTTAATAGCTTATTAGCTGGAGAAACTGATAGTTTTCTTTCTAAAGTTATTCTATGTGCTAGTCTATATTTTGGTTATGTTGTATTATTTGCCTTTCAAACTTGGTATGATGTGTTTGTTAGACAAAAAATGATTGGAGATATTCGTAGTGATATATCGTCCAGCTATGCGATGCATCGACCCAACCAATCTTCTGAATATACCAGTGGTAAGATGGTTTCATGGTTAACAACTGATAGTAATCGAATCAGCAATGAAGGCTTTAAGAGGTTATACACAATCGTGGAAGCAATTATTGAAGTGTTGTTATCTGTTTTTGCACTAGCCTTTCTCAACTGGAAATTAATGCTAGTTATTGTAGCCCTCGCTATTATCAACCTTATTTTACCTAAACTAGCAGATAAAAAATTGGCTTCTGTCTTTGGAAAACTAACGCTGAGTCAAGAAAATTTTACAGCTAGTATCGCCAATCTTTATAATGGTTTTACTTGTCTTTTCTCACTCAATAAACAAGATTTTTTAGTTTCCAAATCAGATAAAGAAATTCAAAGTATTCAAAAAGCTGAAATTGATAGTTATAAAATTGTTGGCGTGGCAACCTTTTTAGCAGCATTTGGTAATGTGTTAGGACAAATTGGAAGTTTAATGATTTCAGGTATTTTTGTCGCACAAAAAATGTTAACATTTGGTGATATTCTTTCTGTTTCAAATATTAGTGTTAATATTTTCAATGGTGTTAGCAACCTCTCTTCCAATATTATAGAGATCAAAGCTGCTTTCCCTATTTTTGAAAAGCATAAAAAATTCCTTAATGCCAGCAAAGAGGAACAGCTGAATGATAATATGAAACTGAAAAATGTTAGCTTAAATACCAAGATAGAGTTGAATAAGGTTAATCTGACCCTAGGAAATAATGAGATACTTTCTAACGCTAGCTATACGTTTAAAAAAGGTAAAAAATATTGTATCGTTGGACCTAGTGGTACAGGAAAGTCAACCCTTTTAAAATTGCTAACTGGTAGTTTAAACTATGATTCAGGAACGATAGAACTTGATGATCAGGCATTGAAAGCCATAAATGGTAGTAGCTTACGATCTCAAATAACCTATGTTGAGCAAACGCCTTATATTTTCAATGGAACCATACGTGAAAACATTACTTTAACTAATGATTTTTCTGATGAGGAAATAGAATCAGTGATTCAAAAAGTTTGTCTAACTAATGATATCAGTCAACTATCTAAAGGATTAGACACTTTAATTGGCGAAGGAGCGCTTGATTTATCTGGAGGACAAAAACAACGTATTTCACTAGCAAGAGCTATTCTCAATGGTAGTCAATTCTTATTATTGGATGAAAGTACTTCAAACTTAAATAAAGCTTTAGCCCAGTCAATTGAAAAAGAGCTTCTTTCTGATGATGCCTATTCCCTTATTGTTATCACACATCATCTTTCAGAGGAAATGAAGCCTTATTTTGATGATATTATTAGTTTGGAAAATGGCAAGCTGGTATCCCAAGCAACTACTTGA
- the ytpR gene encoding YtpR family tRNA-binding protein — protein MIYTYNKEHVGDVLMVIVKEDKGQQVAVERKGKLARVFLEDSGETVAWNIFEASSLVKIDGRGQVFLTDQDLAILNAELAKEGFSEKLIADNEPKFVVGQIVEMTAHPDSDHLNICQVQVAEDAIVQIVAGAPNAAVGLKTIVALPGAMMPSGSLIFPGKLRGEESFGMMCSPRELALPNAPQVRGIIELDDTAKVGEAFDVEKHWNK, from the coding sequence ATGATTTACACTTATAACAAAGAGCATGTTGGCGATGTGCTTATGGTTATTGTCAAAGAAGATAAGGGGCAACAGGTGGCTGTTGAGCGTAAAGGCAAGCTGGCTCGCGTTTTCCTTGAAGACTCTGGAGAAACTGTTGCTTGGAATATCTTTGAAGCGTCTAGCTTGGTTAAGATTGATGGACGCGGACAGGTCTTTTTGACAGATCAGGACCTTGCTATTTTAAATGCTGAATTAGCTAAAGAAGGATTTTCAGAAAAACTTATCGCAGATAATGAACCAAAATTTGTGGTTGGGCAAATCGTCGAAATGACAGCCCATCCAGATAGTGATCATCTCAATATTTGTCAAGTGCAGGTAGCTGAAGATGCTATCGTGCAAATCGTAGCTGGTGCGCCTAATGCAGCTGTCGGACTTAAAACGATTGTTGCTTTGCCAGGGGCTATGATGCCAAGTGGAAGTTTGATTTTCCCAGGTAAACTACGCGGTGAGGAAAGCTTTGGGATGATGTGTAGCCCACGAGAACTAGCATTGCCGAATGCTCCCCAAGTTCGTGGCATTATTGAATTAGATGATACTGCAAAGGTTGGCGAAGCGTTTGATGTAGAGAAGCATTGGAATAAGTAA
- a CDS encoding helix-turn-helix transcriptional regulator, producing the protein MKTRIQELRKSQRLSQAELADAMEVTRQTIISLEKGRYNASLELAYKLAKFFGLSIEEVFIFEEE; encoded by the coding sequence ATGAAAACACGCATTCAGGAATTGCGAAAGTCGCAGCGGTTGAGTCAGGCTGAATTAGCCGATGCTATGGAAGTTACACGGCAAACCATTATTTCACTAGAGAAAGGACGTTATAATGCGTCGCTGGAACTAGCTTATAAATTAGCCAAGTTTTTTGGATTAAGTATTGAAGAAGTCTTTATTTTTGAAGAAGAGTAG
- a CDS encoding CPBP family intramembrane glutamic endopeptidase, whose protein sequence is MKQFFKTLVLMVGLFLLSQVPSLIIGGVLAYNQSLDKGSFGLVQTASSTFVFLIIGALIVQIAQKRDIFSPLSGRKTRSLWVSLSIAYAIIVLGNVLSSWVLKLEGQTDTVNQAGLYDLMKMVPIPLFFVMVVVVAPITEEIIFRGLAAKYLFPKKEWVGLIAGSAIFALVHRPTNFGSAIAYGLMSAALAFVYWHTKDIKYSMAMHTFNNLIAFVSMLISPI, encoded by the coding sequence ATGAAACAGTTTTTTAAAACCTTGGTTTTAATGGTTGGTCTTTTCCTGCTGAGTCAAGTCCCTTCATTAATTATCGGTGGTGTTTTGGCTTATAATCAGTCCTTAGACAAAGGGTCGTTTGGTTTAGTTCAAACGGCGAGCAGTACGTTTGTCTTTTTAATAATTGGTGCTTTAATAGTTCAGATCGCTCAAAAGCGTGATATCTTTAGTCCACTTTCTGGACGTAAGACCAGGTCTCTTTGGGTGAGTCTTAGCATTGCCTACGCTATTATTGTACTGGGAAATGTTCTTTCTTCTTGGGTTCTTAAACTAGAGGGACAGACAGATACGGTTAATCAAGCTGGTTTGTATGATTTGATGAAAATGGTACCAATTCCACTGTTCTTTGTCATGGTTGTCGTTGTTGCACCTATTACGGAGGAAATTATTTTTCGTGGGTTGGCAGCCAAATACCTCTTTCCCAAAAAAGAATGGGTGGGGCTAATAGCAGGTTCAGCCATTTTTGCGCTGGTTCACAGACCAACTAATTTTGGTAGCGCTATTGCTTATGGGTTAATGTCAGCTGCCTTGGCTTTTGTTTACTGGCATACCAAAGATATCAAATATAGTATGGCCATGCATACGTTTAATAATTTAATAGCCTTTGTAAGCATGCTAATCTCACCAATATAA
- a CDS encoding single-stranded DNA-binding protein has protein sequence MYNKTILIGRLVATPEVVKTPNDKSVARVTVAVNRRFKGKDGEREADFINVVFWGRLAETLASYGTKGSLISLDGELRTRSYEKDGQRHYMTEVLGQSFQLLESRAQRAMRENNVAADLADLVLEEEELPF, from the coding sequence ATGTATAATAAAACTATTTTAATCGGTCGTTTGGTGGCAACACCAGAGGTAGTAAAAACTCCCAATGATAAATCTGTTGCGCGTGTTACCGTTGCTGTCAATCGTCGCTTTAAAGGTAAGGATGGTGAGCGAGAAGCTGATTTTATCAATGTGGTCTTTTGGGGGCGTTTGGCAGAAACCTTAGCGTCTTATGGAACGAAGGGTAGCTTGATTTCATTAGATGGTGAGCTGCGTACGCGTTCTTATGAAAAAGATGGGCAAAGACACTATATGACAGAAGTTTTGGGACAATCTTTCCAATTACTCGAAAGTCGTGCCCAACGTGCTATGCGTGAAAATAATGTTGCAGCGGATCTGGCTGACCTTGTTCTTGAGGAAGAGGAGTTGCCGTTTTGA
- the groES gene encoding co-chaperone GroES — translation MLKPLGDRVVVTFEEVKEKSVGGFVLAGASHEATQTAVVVAVGQGVRTLNGDLVAPSVAVGDKILVENGVGIDVKDGDDHLSIIRESDIVAIVE, via the coding sequence ATGTTAAAACCATTAGGCGATCGTGTGGTCGTGACTTTTGAAGAAGTAAAAGAGAAATCAGTTGGCGGTTTTGTGCTAGCGGGTGCTTCTCACGAAGCAACTCAGACAGCAGTTGTTGTAGCCGTAGGACAAGGTGTTCGTACACTTAATGGCGATTTAGTAGCGCCCAGCGTTGCTGTAGGCGATAAGATTTTAGTTGAAAATGGCGTAGGGATTGATGTCAAAGACGGTGATGATCACTTATCAATCATCCGTGAGTCAGATATTGTTGCGATTGTAGAGTAA